The DNA segment attaataaggttggaaaagacctcacagatcatcaagtccaacctctcacccaacacctcatggctactaaaccatggcaccaagtgccacatccagtcccctcttgaacacctccacggactccaccacctccctgggcagcacattccaacagctatcaactctctctgtgaagaactttctcctctcctccccctccaagcTGGCAATGCTGCCTCTGTtcatccccacagccctgtggCTCTACAGCTGCGGTGCAGACAAGTCCTGCTTCCAAGATGGAGTCTAATGATGGAACCCATAAATCATTTCCTAAGGGTTATGATAATGGGTTATTGATTAATAGGAGAGGGTAGAGAAAACATGGGCAGCACCGGAGGTCATAAATCCTGTAAATGAGGTAACCCTGCGTGTGCCGAGCGATGCCGGCTCCGTGCTCCGCTCCTCGGGTGGCACCAGCTGGGGGCTTCCTGCCTCGGTGGAGTTTGAGTTCTCAAAGCATCaaggccaggctcagcagggccatTTCCATCGTGCAGCACAGGCTTGCCCCGAGCTCCCTGTTCCCCTGCAGGATCAGTAGTGATGAgtccccttggctctgcaggCAAAGGTCTCTTTGAGACACTCAGAGCAGCCCTTGCTCCTtgctctcagctcctctgctttccctgctggtgaggtTTGATTCCCCTCCCACACTTCACTTTCATTCCTCTTTTCTTGTTcctctgtggcagttttagggaTTTTTGGggttaatttcaacccaccatatCCTCTCAAGCCACTGGAAGCAGCTGTTCTGTCTTCAGCCATGCCACGCATCCATCCTACATGTCCCACGGCCATGGGGACAtgctgggagcactgctgctcactTCTGCATTTTGTTTAACTTCTCTGGCTGCCCATCACCCCAGCACAAACCAGCCAgggcactgcagtgagcagggctccagcagaccAGTTTCACCAGGGCTGTGGGACATGCATGCTCTGATGACCTGGTGACCCGTGGCTGTGACAGTGCATGCCCAGTGACCCCTCCGGCATCACTGGCCCCGACCCTGGCGCCGGGGGCTGGGCTCGTCCCGCTCCAAGGAATGCCctagagctgctgctcacctccagGCACTTGTTGGTACCCAGGTCCGGGGTACCGGAGGATGATGCCAGCAGCGCAGCATCCCCGTGGCACTCCCACAGCCGCGCAGTGCCCTCTCGTGGGCTGCGGGAGCAGCGAGGAAGAataggagaggcagcagccttgGCTTTAGCCCTGGCCTGGCCCcggcctggccccagctgccggaggctgcccctgctccaaacccccagGGAAAAGCAGTCAAGAGGCAGCGGGATGAAGGTGGCAGggcccaggcaggggctgagcccaaGTGGTTTATGTTAAAATGTTATTAACATCTCAGtccctcactgctctgctccctggccccagccctaagcccctcaccagctgcagtgtcctgcacagccttgcagggagcccagcactgcccttggCTCTGTCCAGGCCACACACTCTCTGGCAAACAGTTCCAGAGCCTGCTGGGTGCCCCTTGGGCTGCCCCAATGCTGTCACCCTACCACTCTGCCACAGGTAACAATGCCAGACTGCAGGTCcatgctgggcagagctgggggtgctcttCCAGCACCCACTGACAGCGTGGGACCGAGCTCACCAGCCTCCCCTCCTGACGGTGTGCTGGGGTAAGCCGAGGGATTAACCTCTGGGATGGCTTTGGGAAGGGGATAAtcagcagccctttgctgcagcCACAGTTGAAAGCTGGGTGGATCTGCTGCCTGCACGGAGATAAAAGCGATGGAGATATCAGAGCTGTGACACCGCAGTGTGGGACCCAACTCTTCCTTACTGAGtcatcagctgcagagctgatgcTGTCTTCTCAGGCTGTGTTGCAGTTCAAAGCCTTTCACTTCACCCTTCCCCTGACAGCAGGCTGCAAGTACTCCTGGGGCACATCAAAGAGCGGAGAATGATGGAGGGGGCAGCGGGGGCTCAGGCTTCCCACCCGCCCACAGGAGCAACTTGGGATTGGGTCCAAGGAGCTCCTgtgcccccccaccccgctccctcctgctcagccacCCCCCCACTGGGATGGAAGCAGGGAGATGTGGAAGATGAACACCTCTGGATGTAGGGGAAGCAGgatgcagctccctgcctggcagggagcagatgagaaggagactctgctcTGTAACTGCAAACAAAGTCACAAACCCAGGCTCATTCCCATGCACAACACACAGCCTCTAATTAAATTTTAAACATGTTTCAGTTTCTGCCTTTTCTCCCCTAATTTTCCATAGAAGGTAATTAGctatctcttttttctttctgtgggtATGTAATTAATTAATACTTTGTTAATCATGGTCAGGATCACACTGCTTGGATTTACTCAGTGTTGTTTCCCCCCACCAAGTGCAATTGCTCCCAGCTCTGATGCCTGGAGTCACAGTTGCAGGCAGACTGGGTTAACAGCTccgcctgcagcccccagggtcCCATCCTGGCTCCCCTCTGCACCCCATAATCCACCAgtctccccccccctccaccaGTACCATGCCCCCAGAACCATCTCATTCACCCACCGCAGGAACTGGCTCCAGGGGGGATGCCAGAGCTGGGGATGCAGTCTGTGACCCCCTGGATGCTGGTGGCTCACTGGGTGTGGGGTTGGTGGGGACACAGGGTGCTggtgtgggtgctgctggggagcagggctgagggggtcGTTGCCACGAGAGGGTGCTCATGGAGCTGGATCCAAGGCCCGACCGACACTGCAGAGCTGCGCACGCTGagagggctcccagcagcatcctgcctgcaggtcccacagcagcccagagccccaccaaggccacctccctgcagcactttGGCCAGAGGGGTTTGCCCCTCCTTGGGCTGGCTTCCATCTGCCCTGCAAGAGTGCAGCCCAGCTAGTCCCTGCCTGAGCACCAGCTGCCTGGtgtccctgtgagcacagaggggctctgggcatgaccctggctgctggctcctgccctctgcagtgctgacacTTGCTCATCTCTCACCCCAGAGAAATGGTCCCCAGGGCCATGTCCTGGAATGGGCACATCTTGGCACCCTGCAGCATCCATGGtccagggagcagggccagcagcaggcctgGCTCAGAGCCACTGGAGGAGCAGAGGTTCATGCTGCACTGTGCTGGGACCAAGCCTTTGCCCTTGCCGTGGTAGACAGCTGGTCCCAAGGCAGCCCCAAGCCTTAGGGAGGCCCCAGCATGGGCCACCcatgctctgccccagccctagTTCTACCAGTGAGCAGCTGCCCCGGCTGTAAATCTCAGTGGCTGGCTCTGCACCCCCCAGCACATTCCCTGCTCATCATTAAAATCTTACCAAGTCCCACAGCAATGgcatggggcagcagagcaatAAAGCCTCTGCCAAAACACTGCCaggccagtgcagagcaggcaaTGCCTGGGGCTCCAGGAGGCTCTGCTGATTCAAGGGTAAACCAGCTGGCCCCTGTGGGTCACTCCTGCCATGCCCAGTGGTGGCCAGAGTGTCCATAAGCATCTCCTCTTTGCCCCACTGCACTCCAGGGCATAggatgggcaggcagggggcagaaaTGGGAATTTGGCTGAGgtaccagcagctgcaggcacctTCCTTTGTTGTCAGCACAGTGGCCATCAGCCAGCACAGAGAAAGCCTGGGGAGCTCAGGACATGTTTGGACCCATCCTGGGTCTTATACAGGCTCTTCCCAGCAGGCAAGGTCACAGATCAGTTTGCCCACTGTGAGTCTCTAGCCAGCTTTTTACCAAAGCCCTAGAGCAACCCCAAGCACCTTGTGGacacctcagctgcagccccccagcccctgcccagacactgctgcacagccctggacCTTGGGGGCTGTTCTGCAAGGTGGCACCGAAGAGGAGGCCACAATTTGCATGAAGCAGAACAAAGGTCTTGGGTCCACCCAGGGAAAAAGCCTGGGCAAAGTGCAGCAGGGCTCATCCTTGGTGGTGCTCACAGTGAACACTGCCCAAGGGCCCTGAGGAGCCACCCCACAgtcactgagcagcagcagagcatcactaacccatggctccagccAAGGGTCTCATGGACAAAATAGGTGGTGTAGTGAAAATAATTGATGATCATCTTGTAGCAATTGATTATCTGTCTCCTGTAACACTGCTTTGCTCATGCATTAAAGGGCTGCTGCTTCATCTCACTGAGCCCAGGCCAGGCACACAGCCAtggccctctgcccagcacctccctgtgcctgggcaggagcccagagccagccctgttcAATGGGCAGCCCAAAGAGGAAGATTTCCTTGAGAGATGTGGGCTCCTCCTGCAGGGCCCtcctgctcttcagctgcagtctggggATTAGGGTGatgctggagccatggtttatcTCACAGCCACTGGGGGAGTGGAGGTGGggactgcagggctgtggtcatTGCATGGACccacctgcagggagaaggtTGAAGCCCGCAGCAGCAACCACAGGGATTGCAccaccccacagctcccccttgcccccatcccagctgctgccacctcctgctcagctgtggcACAGACCAGCCTTGCCCTTGCAAGCAGCTGGGAACAGCTCTGGCTGTTTGCAAAagctcagctggagctgcacacTCAGCAGAACCCAAATCTCCCAGAAAAAACTGCACTCactccccaggagcaggagctgggcagggacccagATCCCCTCCTCATGCTTGTCACATGAATGAGCTCCATGGCCAGAGTAGGGATTGTGCCGCATTGTGGGGAGGATTAGACCATTCCAGGAGGCCAGAGGGTCTGTGCTGGGGGGCTACCCTCCCTTCTGCCCACCCTGGCCTCTTATGGCACCATGGACATCACAGCAGGAGCCTTTTGCCCCACAGCAAGGGGAaatgtgcccagggcagccataGGGCTGTAGTGCACCTCAACAGcccccagagatgtggtgcaggatgcccctgtgccagggcagaggtggcagcagctccccagttGCTGCCTTGCCCAATGATgtcccccccagagcccctaaaacagggaaggaagggacaggggcagcctggctggcttCAGCGGTCAGcaactggcagcagctcctggccagcagctgcctgctcccctgggaGCCCCCGAACCCCCCCAGCCACTGCCTCAGATGTTTGGGAAAACAAACTGCACGGGAATTAGCTCCCAACTATTTCCTCAATTCCAGCCGCTATGAGGAGAATTTGATTTTGctctggaggaggaaggaaggcagccAGGCCCAGAGGAAACCTGAGCACTAACCCTGGggctggccttgcagtgctgcgTCAGCAGGGGCTGGCCAGCAACACTCACACCGCTCGCCCTCTGCCACCAGGACCCCTTGGTCTGGGCAGTGGTGGGGGCATCCACACCCCAGGGGCTTGCCTTGCAGAGAGacaggctcagcagctccagttcAGCAgtcccagtgcctcagctgcaaGATGAGCTCTGGCAGAGTATCCCCCTGAAAGCACTGAGGGTTGGTTTGAGCATCCACTGCCCAGTCACCCAGCATCGTGGCAAAGGCAGGGCTCCCACCAGTTACACCACCCAGTGTGGTTTATTTTGGCTCCTGTTCTAAGGGtaagaggctgtgggagctcagGACCATGCTGGTACTTCCTAGCACTGCAGATACCTCTGCACAGAAAGGTGGCTAAATATAGCCCTGCTTCTGTGAGCccagacagccccagcccagccgcTGTGGGAGGAGAGgttggctgcagggcagagtccAGGCCCTGCcgtggtgccagccctgccaagcctgCCCTTACAAGCAGGACAATTAAGAAACTTCTAGACTGAGTCATTTTATAGCCTAATAAAGAGCAAGTTTCAACTCCtgaacccacacacacacccccctgaTTCCTCCTTCAGCTACCCTTCCACAGTGTATACCAGTggcactgcagccagggagggtgggcaccagcagagcagtggctgagAACATCCCTTGCTGCAGAGGGTATGTCAAAAACCCTTCTCACAGGCACAGTCAGTCTCAAGTGGCCATCAGCCACCCACTCAGCCTCTACCCAAGCCCCTTCTTGCAGCTCCCACACCTGGTTGTCCCAGCAGAGACCATGACACAcagaagggagcaggcaggactgGCAGCTAGTTTGTACCTACAAAACCAGGGGCAAACCCCTCAGGGCTGGTTTGTGACATGAACACATTGCTGCAGCTACAGCAGTGCCACTTAGGAAAATACAACCTGgctccacagcatcacagctcagctctgtacCATAAAACCCTTCTGTACAAAGCACTGTTGGCTTCCTAAAGCCACCCAACAGTATGAAAACCACCCCAGCCTGCTTTGTGAAACGTAGACCaaaacagccccacagccaagAAACCAcaaggagagcagctgcagcgcAGGGCATGACActgccaggggctccaggaACCCCAGGATGGCTCCATCAAGAACAGCCTTCTTCAGCCctcctttggtttcagccaCCATCAGTGCCAGGCCctcagctgtgcacagcagtaGCACAGACAGGGGGACAGCAGGCATCTGCTCCTCCCCTGTCAAACTGTGTCCACCCTTCTCAGATCAAGGCTTTCACAGGCAtcctggaaagaaaagcagggGAACAGAACATCTCTTAAAACCAGAGTGGGGACATTTGACTGTGAACTCACCAAACCCTCCTCTTGCAGCTGGCACAGTGGGAGAGGGGCATCTGACCCTTGGATGGAAACCAGCAGcttccacagccagcaggagcctcGGGGGTACTAGAAGagctctgccacagccccaCTCACCTCTCCCCCCAAACAAAGCTGACAGATCTGGCACACAGAAGTGCGATTTCTAGGAGAGAAGTTTCACGTCTGAAGGACAAAtcatggagggggaggggaggaaaaaaaaccaacccagaaaaagaaaaaaaaaggtagtttatttgaaaaaaaaaaaaacaaaacaaaaaaaaaccaacaaaacaaaccaacaaacaaaaaaaaactcaGCCTCTTACATATTTCTGATCAACATTTACCAGAACTTGAGAGCCATTAAACCTGCTCCAGGTACGTTTTGAGATATTTTCCAGCactaaaaagtaaaaaataaatacgTACAAattctctcctccccctgccgGGTCCCAGCGGAGCGGCTCGGCACCCGCCGCCTCACGGTCTCAGTTGAACAGAAGCAAGTAAAAGAGGTTCCTCTAAGGGATAGAAGAGGGAAAGCAGAAGGCTTGGCCTCAGGGGATGTAGCAGCTCCACCCACCTCCCCCCAACCTTTCTCCTCTGCCCAAACCGCCCGTCCCGGGTGGGAACGGTTGGCACAGGGATGGATCGGCGCAAGGACGCTCCGGTGGAAGCCCAGCCCTGGTGGGATGAGGCGGCAGGACCAGGGCTgaagcctcagcccagcaccagcggCCAAGCTCCCGTTGTTTATGCCCATTTCACGTcacccagtgctgggctggaaaGAGGCACTGCCAAGGCAGAGTTGAGGAGCAAGGCgaccccagcccaccccacgGAGGGCTCAGCGGCAGGGCCCGAGCGACACTACCCAGTGAGCCGCAACCTTCTTTCTCCAACCCAAAGATcctgtgagagcacagctacAAAAGGGGGATTTAAGAACTACAGTAGCTAAAGTGTTTTCAAAACATATCTAAAGACCACCTACAGAGGCAGGAGGCACCGGGCACAGGGGCAAAGAccaccctgccccatgcccagATTTCCCCCTCCACGGAGGGCCTGCAGTAAGAAGCGTGTGAAGCAGGATTCATCCAGGGCTGGCCCTGAAACCCATCATGCTTCAACAAATCCAGTATCCTGCTTTTTATGGCTTTTTAACAACAAAACTCCCCAAAATACAGGCATATACCCCCCcaaactccccccccccccccccagcagaatACAGAGCTAAAGCACAGCTTAGAGCTAAGGCTGGTGCAGGTTCAGCTTAAGGCACGGATTAGTACATTCATGTTACTGTTAAAAAGCCCCAGTATAAaaagcccccctgccctggcacgaGGATACTGCGTGCATAGCCCTGTCACCTTTGTTGAACACAGATGGAAAGAAGATTCAGAGCCTGGTTAAAATGAACACCTGGTTTAAACACTTCTCACagctgcccaggccagcagaGCACTGCCCCGGCCACGGCGCCAGGCCAGCAGCGCTTCCCCGACACTCCGGGATTGACAGCGGTCCCTCACATGTGGCTCTCCTCCTCTTTGACTCCATCCTCCGTGCTCTTCTGAGGTGAGGGAGGCGAGGGGGCCACGTCGTTGTTTGcctctttctgcttctctgcctcgTCCACGTtggtctcctcctccttcccttccttctttgccttctcctctgccttttgCTCCTTTGCCACCAGGCGGTAGTTGATGCCCATCCCGATGAAGAGGTAGATCCCAGAGATGATGAGGATGACCCCACAGGCCCAGTATGTGTACTTGTAGTCACCATACATGTCGTTGAGCTTCCCTGAGGGACAGAGAGGGGACAACTTAGCAAAACACCCCCAGAACTGCTCCAGGTTGTGGAGATACTCCCAAgtgcagtccaagcccctcacccTCAGCTTCAGGTCTATATTCCTccaacccctgctccccagccctgtgccaaggGCTGAGCCCCTGCTTCTTCAGCCACCCTTGGATGCTAGAGTGGCTTCAAGGTCAATATTTGTCCCCCTTGCCCCAGTGGCAAAGGCCACCCATGACTCAGAAGGACCCACAACAGCTCAGCAAGGCAAAACTCCCTGAGCACAGCAAAACCTACCTAGGAGAGGTGGTCCCAGAAGCACAGGGCAGCACTCCACGATGGTCACAAGGCCGACAGCACTGGAGAACCGCTGCGCTCCCACCAGGTCCATCAGGGTCTCAAACAGGactgagctcagccagccaAAGGCAAAGCCAAAGAAGCCAGCATAGATGCAGAAGCCAGCATAGGTGGTGGACATGGGGGCCAGGAGGTGGCACACCCCATTGTAAATCACAGAGATGGCAAAGAAGTACTGGACTCTGGGTCTGATCCACTTGGTGTTTGCCACCAGTCCCATGGAAGGTCTGGCCACCATGTCTACAAAGGCCAggatggagagcaggaaggctgcagactCGTTAGCAATCTTCTTGCTCTTTGCATAATTGCTGAGGAAGACCAAGGGGGTGAACAGCCCAAAGAACATGATCACATTGCCTGACAGATAGAGCAGGAAGCCCCTGTGCGTGAACAGGGACAGGTCCAAGAACTTGTTGATTGTCTGGAACAGTGTGCTCTTCTGTTTCTTGGCCTTCCCACCAATGAGGTCTGTGCTGGTGtcactttcttcctttttcaccaccttcccagcttcctgcagcacctccttgtTGGTCTCTTTCTTCACCTGATCTGGCTTGGGGCCGATGGGCCGCATCAGGGACCCAGCAACACAGCAGTTTAGCAAGAGACCACCGAGGATGAGGAAGCTGCCACGCCAGCCAAATATGCCAAAGAAGACCTGGTTGATAGGTGCCAGGGTGGAGAGGAAGACAGGGCTGCCTGCCATGGCCAGCCCGTTGGCCAGGGGACGCTTCTTGAAGAAGTATTTGCCAATCATGGTTAAGGCTGGGTTCAAGTTAAATGCAAGTCCAAGgcctgaaggagaggagagacaaGGGATCAGAGCTGAACCATGCCCCAacaagccagcagcaccagcagaagggctggtgggaccagcagggctgcccagctccactTTGGTGTAGGAACTTCCCAACTGTACGAGCTACAGGCTAACAGCAAAGCCAGGCACAGGGATTTGGGAACTGGAAAGGAGGAGCTACTCCAGCTTGTGACAAAGGTCTGTCAACTGGCAAGGCACAGCTCCAATGAGGGAAGCCAAATGGACCCTCTCTATTCTCAGCACCAGACATCAGTGCCATGTGCTGGTGTCCCCACATCGTGTCACTGGAACCATCTTACAGGGATGCTCAACAGGAACAGGGATCGATGCAAATTCAAAGACTTCCCCTCTCAATTTCTGGGTTTAAGCTGCTCCatacctccagcactgccccatcACTTACCCCCCACGACCCCCACGCAGAAGTAGAGCTCCTCCACCGTGTTGCAGAAGGAAGCTGCGATCAGCCCACAGCCAGAGAGGCAACCACCCACGATCATGATGGGCCTGCTGCCGTACTTGTTCACCAGGATGCTGCTGATGGGACCTGGGGAGTGGAGGGAGATGCACCAAGATGAGTTGTCTTTGCACGAGATGAGACAGATGTAACAGGAGGttcactgccacaggctgctggcttTCACACAGTGACACTTCACCCAGCAAGAGAACTAGGGCAAAGGGAGAGGATGAGATTTGAGGGCAGCTAGAGGTAAGAGTTACTTGGTTAGAGCGTGGAAAGCTGGGAATTATGAGCAACCTGCCTTTTGTGAGATAAACATGGAGCTGCCTGAgcaccagctgcccccagcacaggctgggatctTAGCAGCCAAATAAGCACATAGCAGCTGCCCATCTCCAGCAAGATGTTTCTGAACAGGACCAGAAACAGCTTCAATGGGAGCAAGTGGAGCTCCCTGAGAGCTTGTGGAGAAGCAGCACTCAGTGTGGCACCCAGGAGAAGGGGTGCTTGATCTCACTGCTacccctgcagcaggaagagcccAAGTGCTCTGCACACCCACCTTTCAAGTGCTTCATTATCAGGAGCTTTAATCCAGAGCAAACAGTGATTAGATAGCGTGGAGCACACTCTACAGACACTAAAATGGATTTAAATAAGCTGAATGAAGAGCCATTGAATATTAACAGACCCAGCTTGGCCATTAACAGATAGAGAGGTTGTCAACATGTTGTTCATGGGTCCTCAGACTCTACTTGACCTTTTTGCCCAGTTTAAACAAAGCCTGGAGGAGGTTACatctccagcaggagctgccctagccctgcagcatcccactCCCCAACAGCCAGTGGTGCCCGTGTGCCAGTCAGAGCAGCCCACAACACAAGCACCGACCTGGTGCCATCAGCAGTGGGGGAAAAGGCTACAGCTGGAgttccaggagaggcagcagcaggtccctgaGCTGTCATATCACCCCAGGCCCcacacactgccctgcagagcactcAGCACTTTGCAAAACCTGGACCTTGAACTCGGCAAAggtgctgccccagcacagagtcTAAAGGCAGtagcagcctctcctccaggaaACCCAGGCTGAAGCAGCAAGCTCCGAGGGCAGCCTTCGGGAAACcaaggggctgggcagcactgggcaaCCCTGGGGGCAATTCCCTGatcttaattaaaacaaaaggaagaattCACACTCACTCCTACCTCAGTGATTTGCATGAAGCATTTCTGAGCAGTGGCAGCTGACCTactgtgaaaaacaaaaaatgccAGAGTCCTCCCTGATCCTCCGTGGAGCTGAGAAAGGGGCTCCTGAAATCGCTGCAGCCATGGACCTTGGTGATGACTGCACAGGGTAgttgtgcagagctgcaggacatccagctccaccacccccagccctgcccagggcaggaacTGCCAGATACTACCATCTAGGACATGAGCTACTTTTTCTGTCTCCAAGTAAGCGTGTAGCTCCCACAGGAAGGAGCCGAGGGAAATGGGGAGAACAGGATCCACACTGCAACTATTTCAGTACAATTCAGACCCTGCAGAGGGtct comes from the Dryobates pubescens isolate bDryPub1 chromosome 35, bDryPub1.pri, whole genome shotgun sequence genome and includes:
- the SLC16A1 gene encoding monocarboxylate transporter 1 produces the protein MPPAIGGPVGYTPPEGGWGWAVVIGAFISIGFSYAFPKSITVFFKEIEVIFNASSSKVSWISSIMLAVMYAGGPISSILVNKYGSRPIMIVGGCLSGCGLIAASFCNTVEELYFCVGVVGGLGLAFNLNPALTMIGKYFFKKRPLANGLAMAGSPVFLSTLAPINQVFFGIFGWRGSFLILGGLLLNCCVAGSLMRPIGPKPDQVKKETNKEVLQEAGKVVKKEESDTSTDLIGGKAKKQKSTLFQTINKFLDLSLFTHRGFLLYLSGNVIMFFGLFTPLVFLSNYAKSKKIANESAAFLLSILAFVDMVARPSMGLVANTKWIRPRVQYFFAISVIYNGVCHLLAPMSTTYAGFCIYAGFFGFAFGWLSSVLFETLMDLVGAQRFSSAVGLVTIVECCPVLLGPPLLGKLNDMYGDYKYTYWACGVILIISGIYLFIGMGINYRLVAKEQKAEEKAKKEGKEEETNVDEAEKQKEANNDVAPSPPSPQKSTEDGVKEEESHM